Proteins encoded within one genomic window of Formosa agariphila KMM 3901:
- a CDS encoding RagB/SusD family nutrient uptake outer membrane protein, translating into MKKIYFSQIVTTLVIFLTFSSCSDDYLDQTNPNNISTDIFWETLDDVDLGLTALYKHWSSANNIILVDELLRSDLAWGSGYQRPTNSNVYYQQTFNNAAPELNNKWAQNYKTIFAANQVINATQKLLGTFDKEEDEEAAKLILAQARLLRGHNYFILYHSFNEGNIPIFSEVPEDEADFYQPIQDAASVRAFYMEDLKFAAENLPVKWEGKDLGRVTAGAAVALMGQTHLYNGEFDEAATYFKSVINDFGYSLTPNIGSNFTTLDEFNSESILEVSYSMDYKNELGPWDSRDVANTGSYNKKFTGVQGWRNAVAANWLILEYRNEKLDYSDNRNKVIDEEGNEKFRKFSLRTSWSIALVDDPDLGYYGFDTPGQATNFNVKMTGYWRKHTNWDLGEKNEDLISPGKVRSAINERLIRLAEVYLQYAECMIELGDVEEALLYINKVRHRSAVQLLGANGTGEYPSSDHDNISYTAETLMHHLRFKEYPLELSAEGDGNRNIDLNRWGIKKSRFQELAQRRYTADNYEVIMPDGTKITRWGTILKELPTDDPLVDPNWNEFQEASQNYIESEHAYWPLPNSELITNPELYK; encoded by the coding sequence ATGAAAAAAATATATTTCTCACAAATAGTAACAACATTAGTCATATTCTTGACTTTTAGTAGTTGTTCTGACGATTATTTAGATCAAACAAATCCCAATAATATTTCTACAGATATTTTTTGGGAAACCTTAGACGATGTAGATCTTGGGTTAACAGCTCTTTATAAACATTGGAGTAGTGCCAATAATATAATATTAGTTGATGAATTACTTCGATCTGATTTAGCTTGGGGAAGTGGCTATCAGCGCCCTACCAACAGTAATGTATATTACCAGCAAACATTCAATAATGCCGCCCCAGAACTTAACAATAAATGGGCACAGAACTATAAAACCATATTTGCCGCAAATCAGGTTATTAATGCTACCCAAAAATTGTTAGGAACTTTTGATAAGGAAGAAGACGAGGAAGCAGCCAAATTAATATTAGCGCAAGCTCGTTTATTAAGAGGTCACAATTACTTTATTCTTTACCACAGTTTTAACGAGGGTAACATACCTATTTTTAGTGAAGTTCCAGAAGATGAAGCTGATTTTTATCAACCTATCCAAGATGCAGCGAGTGTAAGAGCTTTTTACATGGAAGATCTAAAATTTGCAGCCGAAAATTTACCTGTTAAATGGGAAGGCAAAGATTTAGGTCGTGTTACAGCAGGAGCAGCAGTGGCTTTAATGGGACAAACCCATTTATACAACGGAGAATTCGATGAAGCAGCTACCTATTTTAAAAGTGTGATTAACGATTTCGGTTATAGTTTAACACCTAATATTGGTAGTAACTTTACGACTTTAGATGAGTTTAATAGCGAATCTATTTTAGAAGTAAGTTATTCTATGGATTATAAAAACGAATTAGGTCCTTGGGATAGTCGTGATGTTGCCAATACAGGTTCTTACAATAAAAAATTCACCGGTGTCCAAGGTTGGAGAAACGCCGTTGCAGCAAACTGGTTAATATTAGAATACAGAAATGAAAAACTAGATTATTCAGACAATAGAAACAAAGTGATTGATGAAGAAGGAAACGAAAAGTTTAGAAAATTTAGTTTAAGAACATCGTGGTCTATTGCTTTAGTAGACGATCCAGATTTAGGCTATTACGGTTTTGATACACCTGGACAGGCTACAAACTTTAATGTAAAAATGACAGGCTACTGGAGAAAACATACCAATTGGGATTTGGGAGAAAAAAATGAAGATCTTATTTCTCCAGGTAAAGTGAGATCGGCCATTAACGAGCGTTTAATTAGACTTGCAGAAGTTTATTTACAATATGCCGAGTGCATGATAGAATTAGGTGATGTAGAAGAAGCTTTGCTTTATATTAATAAGGTTAGACACCGTTCTGCAGTACAGTTGTTAGGTGCTAATGGCACAGGAGAATATCCTTCTAGCGATCACGATAACATCTCATATACAGCAGAGACGTTAATGCATCATTTAAGATTTAAAGAGTATCCTTTAGAACTATCAGCTGAAGGTGACGGTAATAGAAACATCGATTTAAATCGTTGGGGCATTAAAAAGAGCCGTTTTCAAGAATTAGCACAAAGACGCTATACAGCAGATAATTATGAAGTAATTATGCCTGATGGTACTAAAATTACGAGATGGGGAACAATTTTAAAAGAACTGCCTACAGATGATCCACTTGTAGATCCAAACTGGAACGAATTTCAAGAAGCATCTCAAAATTACATCGAATCAGAACACGCATATTGGCCACTACCTAATAGTGAGTTAATAACTAACCCTGAATTATACAAATAA
- a CDS encoding SusC/RagA family TonB-linked outer membrane protein: MKLNFNQSVKVSLITFLCMISFLTMHSQNTKPITGTVKDSDQIPVPGVNVFVKGTSTGTVTDFDGNYQLDVSNNQKLTFSNLGYKTQTIAVGSKTTINVTLETDTSVLDEVVVVGYGQQKKKEITGAVAQVDNEELSKSATADVASALQGQIAGVNVQASSGEPGAEANIQIRGLTSVFGNNRPLYVVDGIPFEGDPKLSVSEVETIDVLKDAASAAIYGTRGAAGVILITTKKAKKGLMQVNVEGYSGIQSITSGTPLLNREEYLYTKFLTGAALQDTYYGNTWTEVEQNPNAITRDTDLMEVVLNDFALTQNYSVRVAGGKEDLAYNVSANYYDQEGSIINSSFDRLNVRSNTQYTKGKLKIDTGISFRVEHQEFAPWGLLSDAISYNPLRPEVDPDAELVADAGDGNAAAQMSTLGYKLIQQDNLENNYFDGYISATYSLAKNLNLTTRYSGSFNNGTRITINPQFLAYDLDGNEVSNQRSKIKNLSTLTKKNTWENILNYKKTFGNHSINLTGVYSLEKYSYSEFFGEKYDILNNDITVLNGATSDPNAGSGTNQWTQDRESTLIGMLARAQYNYKGKYILSASVRRDGSSRFQQEHWGVFPSFSAGWVVSDENFWEPIKKTFTSFKIRASQGTTGNQGIPDYSYTANIVLDRDYVFGLDGDQNLALGAIQEDFANKNVKWETSVSTNFGVDMGFFRNKLTLSADVYNTDKKDMLFPVLLPPTAGAGQGGDVILNVGDMTNQGLELALGYKSAGKFSWDANITYSRNINEITKMSGTNKLLYFNDSTVSGHTNDSDKVSALAEGYEAGAFFLWQTDGIISNDDELAAYQEIVPTAKIGDLRYIDALTIDTNGDGIPDVGDGEINLEDRQYAGSGTPEFEMGFNFNAFYANFDFSMQWYASYGSEIINGNKALAYKSNTHRDLVYQWSPQNETSHIPVFRNAVHDNLRGATDLWLQDGSFVRLRNIALGYTIPKETTQKMGISKFRIYLSAQNPLTITDYDGYDPEVGNNGLSTRGIDKGTYPVTRLTMLGVQFDF; this comes from the coding sequence ATGAAATTAAATTTTAATCAAAGCGTAAAAGTTAGCCTCATTACATTCTTATGTATGATTAGCTTTTTAACGATGCATTCGCAAAACACGAAACCGATAACAGGAACGGTTAAAGATAGTGACCAAATTCCAGTACCAGGTGTTAATGTTTTTGTGAAAGGAACCAGTACCGGAACGGTAACTGATTTCGATGGAAATTATCAGTTGGATGTCTCTAATAATCAAAAACTAACTTTTAGTAATTTAGGTTACAAAACACAAACAATCGCTGTTGGTAGTAAAACAACCATAAATGTAACTTTAGAAACAGATACTTCGGTATTAGATGAAGTTGTGGTTGTTGGTTATGGTCAACAAAAGAAAAAGGAAATTACTGGTGCTGTAGCACAAGTAGACAACGAAGAACTATCAAAATCGGCCACAGCCGATGTCGCTTCGGCGTTACAAGGGCAAATTGCTGGAGTTAATGTACAGGCTAGTTCTGGAGAACCAGGTGCTGAAGCTAATATCCAAATTAGGGGATTAACCTCTGTATTTGGAAATAACAGACCACTATATGTGGTAGATGGGATTCCTTTTGAAGGCGATCCTAAACTAAGTGTTAGTGAAGTTGAAACCATAGACGTTTTAAAAGATGCGGCTTCTGCTGCAATTTATGGTACTAGAGGTGCGGCAGGTGTAATTTTAATTACTACTAAGAAAGCCAAAAAAGGACTTATGCAAGTAAATGTAGAAGGGTATTCTGGTATTCAAAGTATTACTTCAGGAACACCTTTATTAAATCGTGAAGAGTATTTGTATACTAAATTTTTAACAGGAGCTGCATTACAAGATACTTATTATGGAAACACTTGGACTGAAGTAGAACAAAACCCAAACGCTATCACTAGAGATACCGATTTAATGGAAGTGGTGCTTAACGATTTTGCTTTAACTCAAAACTACAGTGTTCGAGTAGCCGGTGGAAAAGAAGATTTGGCCTATAATGTTAGTGCCAATTATTACGATCAGGAAGGTTCGATAATCAATTCAAGCTTCGATCGATTAAACGTGAGGTCGAATACCCAATACACCAAAGGAAAATTAAAAATTGATACAGGGATTTCTTTTCGAGTAGAACATCAAGAATTTGCACCTTGGGGCCTTTTATCTGATGCCATATCATATAATCCTTTACGTCCTGAAGTAGATCCAGATGCAGAACTTGTAGCTGATGCCGGAGACGGAAATGCAGCAGCACAAATGTCTACTTTAGGTTATAAGTTAATACAACAAGACAATCTAGAAAACAACTATTTTGATGGGTATATAAGTGCTACTTATAGTTTAGCTAAAAATTTAAATCTAACTACACGTTACTCTGGAAGTTTTAATAACGGAACTAGAATAACTATTAATCCGCAATTTTTAGCATACGATTTAGATGGTAATGAAGTGTCTAACCAACGTTCTAAAATTAAAAACTTAAGTACTTTAACTAAGAAAAATACTTGGGAAAACATTCTAAACTACAAAAAGACATTCGGAAACCATTCAATTAACTTAACGGGTGTATACTCGTTAGAAAAGTACTCTTATTCTGAATTTTTTGGTGAAAAATACGACATATTAAATAATGATATTACCGTTTTAAACGGAGCAACTTCAGATCCAAATGCTGGATCGGGTACGAATCAATGGACCCAAGATAGAGAAAGCACTTTAATTGGTATGCTAGCCAGAGCACAGTACAATTATAAGGGAAAATATATTTTAAGTGCTAGTGTACGTCGCGACGGATCGTCTAGATTTCAACAAGAACACTGGGGCGTATTTCCTTCCTTTTCTGCGGGTTGGGTAGTATCAGACGAAAACTTCTGGGAGCCAATAAAAAAGACATTTACGTCTTTCAAAATAAGAGCTAGTCAAGGTACAACAGGTAACCAAGGTATACCAGATTATAGCTATACCGCAAATATTGTTTTAGATAGAGATTATGTTTTTGGATTAGACGGAGATCAAAATCTAGCCCTAGGAGCTATACAAGAAGATTTTGCTAATAAGAATGTAAAATGGGAAACCTCAGTATCGACAAACTTTGGAGTAGATATGGGCTTTTTTCGTAACAAACTTACTTTAAGTGCCGATGTGTACAATACAGATAAGAAGGACATGTTATTCCCGGTTTTACTCCCGCCAACAGCTGGTGCAGGTCAAGGAGGTGATGTTATTTTAAATGTTGGAGATATGACTAATCAAGGTCTTGAATTAGCTTTAGGATATAAATCTGCTGGTAAATTTTCTTGGGATGCCAATATCACCTATTCAAGAAATATAAATGAGATTACCAAAATGAGTGGTACTAATAAATTATTATATTTTAACGATAGTACCGTTTCAGGTCATACCAATGACTCTGATAAAGTGTCTGCTCTTGCGGAAGGTTACGAAGCAGGAGCCTTTTTCTTATGGCAAACAGATGGTATTATTAGCAACGACGATGAACTAGCGGCTTACCAAGAAATTGTGCCAACAGCTAAAATAGGAGATTTACGTTACATAGATGCCTTAACTATAGATACAAATGGAGATGGAATACCAGATGTAGGTGATGGTGAAATAAATTTAGAAGATAGACAATACGCAGGTAGTGGAACACCAGAATTCGAAATGGGTTTCAACTTTAATGCTTTCTATGCGAATTTCGATTTTTCTATGCAATGGTATGCATCTTATGGTAGCGAAATTATAAATGGTAACAAAGCTTTAGCTTATAAAAGTAATACTCATAGAGACTTAGTTTACCAATGGTCGCCACAAAATGAAACGTCTCATATTCCAGTTTTTAGGAATGCAGTACACGATAACTTAAGAGGTGCAACAGACCTGTGGTTACAAGACGGGTCTTTTGTAAGATTAAGAAATATTGCTTTAGGATATACAATTCCTAAGGAAACAACTCAAAAGATGGGTATTTCTAAATTCAGAATCTACCTTTCTGCTCAAAACCCACTTACAATTACAGATTATGACGGGTATGACCCTGAAGTGGGTAACAACGGACTAAGTACAAGAGGTATCGATAAAGGGACCTACCCTGTTACGAGACTAACCATGTTAGGTGTACAATTTGATTTTTAA
- a CDS encoding glycoside hydrolase family 2 TIM barrel-domain containing protein, which translates to MNIKTIQNQLMCFAIVALVLCSGLYAQEREQDFNFEWKFTLLDDNKIPNTLPLNDSKWRDVRLPHDWSVEASFSDKWDGATGYLPGGVGVYQKHFKTSKSPDHGKTYILFDGVYNNATFWLNGKELGKNPYGYSPVYFDLTDKLKTDGTDNIITVHVDHSRYVDSRWYTGSGIYRNVKLITTDYVHIPIWGTFVTTPEVSSNQALVNIETSIKNDYGKTKNVTLKTEIFNGQGKRIAVTASDLKIASKKTTKVSQSISVLNPLLWEPDNPNMYKTVSSLLIKNKVVETYETPFGIRDIVFKAKEGFFLNGKSTFMKGVCLHHDAGLVGSAVPKGVWRRRLQLLKDGGVNAIRTSHNPFSQEFLDLCDEMGFLVQNEIFDEFDYPKDKRQNYHDRHDDYISRGYTEHFQKWGQSDLTRTILRDRNHPSVVQWSIGNEIEWTYLNYRYSTGFWKNPDNPQDAGDFWGNIPMYSPEELKKRYEASKKGDYILAETAERLNGWVKNLDTTRPTTANLIIPQISHVSGYADAVDLVGYSYRNIEIPWAQTHFPSKQVTINECPGTWDDWKQVLEYPGVFSMFMWTGIDYLGESYERWPGRRPWGDMLDLAGFKLQGFNYFKSIWKDESHLSIGTLPIAESGFTIDSLSGFAIPEKKSSYKWRDSNMHWNYKENDTILVEVCSNYATVELLLNGKSLGYRSMSESPDRLMRWAIPFQPGKLEARAVLGNEKQQAALQTTSKPERLVLKTDKTKLKADAYDVAHLVVQLEDENGLPVKTENSNVEFTIEGSAKLLGVDSANFNKHQDFQSNTIETFKGRALAIIQSTKTSGTVTITAKADGFASQSIELTIK; encoded by the coding sequence ATGAATATAAAAACTATTCAAAATCAACTCATGTGTTTTGCAATCGTAGCACTAGTATTGTGCTCTGGACTTTACGCACAAGAACGAGAGCAAGATTTTAATTTCGAATGGAAATTTACCTTACTAGATGATAATAAAATTCCAAATACCTTGCCTTTAAACGATTCTAAATGGCGTGATGTTAGATTACCACACGATTGGAGTGTCGAAGCATCTTTTAGTGATAAATGGGATGGCGCAACAGGCTATCTTCCGGGTGGCGTTGGTGTATATCAAAAACATTTTAAAACTAGTAAGAGTCCTGACCATGGAAAAACTTACATTTTGTTCGACGGGGTATATAATAATGCGACCTTTTGGTTAAATGGTAAGGAACTCGGTAAAAATCCTTATGGGTATTCTCCGGTATATTTCGATTTGACAGATAAATTAAAAACCGATGGCACGGATAATATTATTACCGTTCACGTCGATCATTCACGTTATGTAGATAGCCGGTGGTATACAGGAAGTGGTATATATAGAAATGTAAAACTCATTACTACAGATTATGTACATATCCCAATTTGGGGAACCTTTGTTACCACTCCTGAAGTATCTTCAAACCAAGCATTAGTAAATATTGAAACATCAATAAAGAATGACTACGGAAAAACTAAAAACGTCACTTTAAAAACCGAAATCTTTAATGGACAAGGGAAACGTATTGCTGTTACTGCATCCGACCTAAAAATAGCTTCAAAAAAAACTACAAAAGTATCACAAAGCATTAGCGTTTTAAATCCCTTACTTTGGGAGCCAGACAATCCTAATATGTATAAGACGGTTTCTTCATTACTAATTAAAAATAAAGTAGTTGAGACTTACGAAACACCTTTCGGGATACGAGATATTGTGTTTAAGGCTAAAGAAGGTTTTTTCTTAAATGGAAAATCTACCTTTATGAAAGGGGTTTGTTTACATCATGATGCTGGTTTAGTTGGTAGTGCTGTGCCTAAAGGTGTATGGAGAAGACGTTTACAACTTTTAAAAGACGGAGGCGTGAATGCTATTCGCACATCGCATAACCCTTTTTCTCAAGAGTTTTTAGACCTCTGCGACGAAATGGGCTTTTTAGTACAAAATGAAATTTTTGATGAATTTGACTATCCAAAAGATAAACGTCAAAATTATCATGACAGACATGACGATTATATCTCCCGTGGCTATACCGAACATTTTCAAAAATGGGGACAAAGCGATTTAACACGCACTATTTTAAGAGATCGAAATCATCCGAGTGTTGTACAATGGAGTATCGGAAACGAAATAGAATGGACGTATCTAAATTACCGATATAGTACAGGTTTTTGGAAAAACCCCGACAACCCGCAGGATGCTGGAGATTTTTGGGGTAATATCCCAATGTATTCTCCTGAAGAATTAAAAAAACGCTATGAAGCCTCAAAAAAAGGTGACTATATACTTGCCGAAACTGCTGAGCGTTTAAACGGTTGGGTAAAAAATTTAGATACTACACGCCCAACGACAGCCAATTTAATTATTCCGCAAATTAGTCATGTTAGCGGGTATGCCGATGCAGTAGATTTAGTAGGGTATAGTTATAGAAATATTGAAATTCCGTGGGCACAAACACATTTTCCAAGTAAACAGGTTACTATTAATGAATGTCCAGGCACTTGGGACGATTGGAAACAAGTATTGGAGTATCCAGGAGTATTTAGTATGTTTATGTGGACAGGAATCGATTATTTAGGCGAAAGTTACGAACGCTGGCCAGGCAGAAGGCCTTGGGGTGACATGTTAGATTTAGCAGGGTTTAAACTGCAAGGTTTTAATTATTTTAAAAGTATTTGGAAAGATGAAAGCCATTTATCAATAGGAACCTTACCCATTGCAGAATCTGGATTTACCATTGATTCTTTATCTGGGTTTGCTATTCCCGAAAAAAAATCATCTTATAAATGGCGAGATTCTAATATGCATTGGAATTATAAGGAGAACGATACCATTTTAGTTGAAGTATGTAGCAATTACGCAACTGTAGAGTTATTATTAAACGGAAAATCTTTAGGTTATCGAAGCATGTCTGAATCTCCAGATCGTTTAATGCGTTGGGCAATTCCTTTTCAACCTGGTAAATTAGAAGCACGTGCTGTTTTGGGAAATGAAAAACAACAGGCAGCACTGCAAACCACCTCCAAACCAGAGCGTCTAGTATTAAAAACTGATAAAACTAAACTTAAAGCAGATGCTTACGATGTAGCGCACCTAGTCGTTCAATTAGAAGACGAAAATGGATTACCTGTAAAAACAGAAAATTCCAATGTTGAATTTACCATAGAAGGCAGTGCAAAACTTCTAGGAGTAGATAGTGCTAATTTTAATAAGCATCAAGATTTTCAGTCGAATACAATTGAAACTTTTAAAGGGCGTGCGTTAGCAATAATACAGTCTACTAAAACATCAGGAACAGTTACCATTACCGCTAAAGCTGATGGTTTTGCGAGTCAAAGCATTGAATTAACTATTAAGTAA
- a CDS encoding 3-keto-disaccharide hydrolase: MENRTKIGKYLLLSVLLCFYNLSVLSQINSVIEKTKSKDWEPLLDASLSKWDVWTGVPEPGVLGLPANYNVPNQGKPTEPIGLGDPMGIYKVAVKNGEPILNIEAHVYAGLTSKKDYANYHLTALVKFGDKKYPPRLNQKRDNGILYHCYGEHGAFWKVWKRCLEMQVQETDMGDLYLLAGTDAKARVDDTNHWTKDGTRFSKNAKRSEDFENPHGEWTRIDLYVVGDSAIHVVNGQVVMALEDAKDHKGRALTSGQIQIQSEAADCFYKDLNIRPISKFPKKVRKAAGF; the protein is encoded by the coding sequence ATGGAGAATAGAACTAAAATAGGAAAATATCTGTTGTTATCTGTTTTACTATGCTTTTACAACCTAAGCGTATTGTCACAAATCAACTCTGTAATCGAAAAGACAAAGTCCAAAGATTGGGAGCCACTTTTAGATGCAAGTTTGTCTAAATGGGATGTTTGGACCGGTGTTCCAGAACCTGGTGTTTTAGGACTACCTGCCAATTATAATGTGCCAAACCAGGGAAAACCTACAGAACCAATTGGTTTGGGCGATCCTATGGGAATTTATAAGGTCGCTGTTAAAAACGGAGAACCAATTTTAAATATTGAAGCTCATGTATATGCCGGTTTAACATCAAAAAAAGATTATGCCAATTACCATCTTACTGCTTTAGTGAAATTTGGCGATAAAAAGTATCCACCCCGATTAAATCAAAAAAGAGATAATGGTATTCTGTATCACTGTTATGGGGAACATGGCGCATTTTGGAAGGTTTGGAAACGCTGCTTAGAGATGCAAGTTCAAGAAACCGATATGGGCGATTTATATCTGTTAGCAGGAACCGATGCTAAGGCACGGGTAGATGACACCAACCATTGGACCAAGGACGGAACACGTTTTTCTAAAAATGCCAAACGATCGGAAGATTTTGAAAATCCACATGGCGAATGGACACGCATTGATTTATATGTTGTAGGCGATTCGGCAATTCATGTTGTAAATGGTCAAGTCGTTATGGCTTTGGAAGATGCCAAAGATCATAAAGGAAGAGCATTAACTTCTGGACAAATTCAAATTCAGTCGGAAGCAGCCGATTGTTTTTATAAAGATTTAAATATACGACCTATTAGCAAATTTCCGAAAAAAGTTAGAAAAGCAGCAGGCTTTTAA
- a CDS encoding apiosidase-like domain-containing protein: protein MRISILSFCFAILITPFSFCQTQVLKGSKLNKPVEIVQWEVIDLVYTAKDNIIAPFQVEAYAVVTDENGTQNIPLFYNGNNQWVFRYSSTTIGQKTFEIKSEVKGLHGNKGNFKITENKKENRHGGIVLHDDNPQRFFYEDGSHYFNLAFECDWLFALDYGKQDLAKTKHLLSVLSDNNFNQVVMNVYSHDVSWPKDERLKKHPEHEYGGRQDIFPFLGSNANPDFSSLNIEFFKHFDRVISEMHDQEIVSHLMIYVWNKLVNWPDMESKADNLYYDYVIKRYQGFPNIVWDVSKEALYYGRATEEYISERISRARKLDAYNRLISVHDYGFCKKHPSEVDFISMQNWAHDIYTPMTQARNNFPNKPIFNIEHGGYEESPYVVFPGAYVDAEACLRRNYMCLFAGGYTTYYWQGASWNVVIHNPYETPNDFKKPHFEYFEHMSKLMNIVNFENCMPMPHYNRSGYNLTNKKDGIILMYAPKENNWVSANPAVEGEFNYSEATMQWFNTLTGALTKEEKYNKNDFRFWDQRPWRHEADAILIVKNLKQKKERN from the coding sequence ATGAGAATTTCAATTTTATCATTTTGTTTCGCAATTTTAATAACGCCATTCAGTTTTTGTCAAACTCAGGTTTTAAAAGGTTCAAAACTTAATAAACCTGTGGAAATTGTGCAATGGGAAGTTATTGATTTGGTGTATACAGCGAAAGATAACATCATAGCCCCTTTTCAAGTTGAAGCCTATGCCGTAGTCACAGATGAAAATGGAACTCAAAATATTCCGCTTTTTTATAATGGAAATAACCAATGGGTTTTTCGATATTCCAGTACAACGATTGGCCAGAAGACATTTGAAATTAAATCGGAAGTAAAAGGTTTACATGGTAATAAAGGAAACTTTAAAATTACTGAAAATAAAAAAGAAAACCGTCATGGAGGCATTGTATTGCACGATGATAATCCGCAGCGTTTTTTCTATGAAGATGGATCTCATTATTTTAATCTTGCCTTCGAATGTGATTGGTTATTTGCCTTAGATTACGGTAAACAAGACTTAGCTAAAACAAAGCATTTGTTATCAGTTTTAAGCGATAATAATTTTAACCAAGTGGTTATGAATGTATATTCACACGATGTATCTTGGCCTAAAGACGAACGATTAAAAAAACACCCAGAGCACGAATACGGTGGTCGTCAAGATATATTTCCGTTCTTAGGATCTAATGCAAATCCTGATTTTTCAAGCCTAAATATCGAGTTTTTCAAACATTTTGATAGGGTGATTTCGGAAATGCACGACCAGGAAATTGTAAGCCATTTAATGATTTATGTATGGAATAAATTAGTGAACTGGCCAGATATGGAATCGAAAGCCGATAATTTGTATTACGATTATGTTATTAAACGTTACCAGGGTTTTCCGAATATTGTTTGGGATGTTTCTAAAGAGGCTTTGTATTATGGCAGAGCTACAGAGGAATATATTTCAGAACGTATTTCCCGAGCTCGAAAACTCGACGCTTACAACCGATTAATCTCGGTGCATGATTATGGCTTTTGTAAAAAGCACCCTTCTGAAGTCGATTTTATCTCTATGCAAAATTGGGCACATGATATTTACACTCCAATGACGCAAGCGCGAAACAATTTTCCGAATAAACCTATTTTCAACATCGAACATGGTGGTTATGAAGAGTCGCCTTATGTTGTGTTTCCAGGAGCTTATGTAGATGCCGAGGCTTGTTTACGCCGAAATTACATGTGTTTGTTCGCTGGCGGATATACCACTTATTATTGGCAAGGAGCCTCATGGAATGTTGTCATTCACAATCCCTATGAGACACCAAACGATTTTAAAAAACCGCATTTTGAATATTTTGAACATATGAGCAAATTAATGAATATTGTTAATTTCGAAAACTGTATGCCTATGCCCCATTACAACCGATCAGGTTATAATTTAACCAATAAAAAAGATGGCATAATATTAATGTATGCACCAAAAGAAAATAATTGGGTCAGTGCCAACCCAGCTGTAGAAGGAGAATTTAATTATAGTGAAGCCACGATGCAATGGTTTAATACCTTGACAGGCGCCCTTACTAAAGAAGAAAAATATAATAAAAATGATTTTAGGTTTTGGGATCAACGTCCTTGGCGTCACGAAGCCGATGCTATTTTAATTGTTAAAAATTTAAAGCAAAAAAAAGAGAGAAATTAA